TGACTCTCCAACTGGCTCAAAGGGTCGCAAGTTTGCATAAGTCACCTCTTGGGCCAGCTGCTCCAGGGAAGGGCGGCCTAATACCAGATTTCGAAGTGAGATACAAGTCATCAGGaagctgaaaaagaagaaaaaggccaGCCAGTCCAAACTCCTGTTTCTACATAGGGATTCCTGCTGAACCCCTCATGGCCACTTGGTCCTACCTTCTTTCACTCAGGCATAAATGAAAATCTCCCCCCGGTGACCCACCCATCCCAGCTGGAAGGGCACACCACTCCTTATATGGTCCAGTAAAGGATTCTAGAGTGAGGTAGGAATAACCCACAGGGAGGCTGGCGGTGAGCTGAGGCAGAACAAGACAGGAGGCCATGAGACACAGATCATTTAGTCTTCCATTACATCAGGGGGAAAAGAATGGAGAGGAAAAAGTATTTAGCACTAGACTGTCCTTTCTTGGGATTGTCCCTCCCGTTACCTTCACCAGAGAAAAGTTACCCAACTTGCAAACATCTGACGGCAATGACCAGTACTGCTGTCAGTATAACTCACCTGCGGCGAAAGATATAGAGCTTCCGTAGCAAGAAGCGGAAGAGCCGCTCGTGGAAAGGGGTATTTCTCCGGCGTTCAAGCTCTTGGAGCCGTCGCTGGCGTCTAAGAAAAGTCTGAACCAGAGGTGTTGGCTCAGGGCCCCCTTTTACTTCCCCTTCCAGCAGAGGTTGCAGTTCTGGAGGTAGAGGCCCCATTTCTGCCCAGAAGATGGCAAAAAGAGGAATCACTGAGGTCATTCTCTCTTTTAGAACTCTCCTTTCATCAGCCAGAAACTTCAAGTTCATTCTTTAGTGGCTAGATCCTCATTCACAACCCTGACTTATAACCAGGTGCTTTCTTAGCCCAACTCTTCATATACTCACCAGTTCCATTCTCCACCTTCTCCTTTAATTCTTGCAGATATGCCAGGTCTTGCTCCAGTGCAAGCTCCGTAGTGTTGACATAGATGTACATGTAGCAGGAAGGACTGGGTGACATCGTATATACCTTATGGTACTCACCAGCAGGCAACtgacaagggaaaagaaatggacaTACTTCACTCTCTAACCTTTCCCAGGCAGCCTATGGGCTTCCTACATTCCCCGCCCCaacccacccccccttcccccctacCTAGACgtctttcttttcattgtattttggAGTCCGAAGGAACTGACTTCTAGAATCCTGGATGAGGCTGTTCACAGCCCTGGGGACCCTTGATTTTTGAGCTCCCACTTTGGAGTCTATAGTAAATCAACACCACTCATCTAAACTTTTCTGCCATTGTTAATTCCAGCAAAATACCTGCATTTTTTCTCCCTCCTGAAGAGTCTGATTCTTTTGTTCTGCCACCAGCTCCACAATCACCTCCCCCTGCAGCAGCTGAATGCTAGTGTTGCCCAGGTCTTCACTCACAAAATTCTCCAGGTGCAGCCCTGCCAGGAGCAACAAAGTTCCCCAGCTTACCCCATGGAATATGAAATAATTCCCTTTACCACTACCACCCTTCAGGTCGCAAGAACATTCCTCCCATCAGGaatgcccctcccctctccatcaCAGGCAATGTCGCTGGCCAAGGAAACCACAGGGAAAAACAGCAAAGGTTCTTTGCTTTCCTCCATACCAGGGAAATCTGCAATGAAAACCACCTCAGTGTGGTTGTCCAGGCTGCTCTTGATTTCCTGTAACTTGGTCCTCCAGGGAGACAGGTCCATCAACAGTGGCTGCAGCCAAGATGTACGCTGGAATGGGGACCAGGCGGCCTGCACGATGTCCACACGAGGATCAAAAATCCTTAGGAAAGAAAACCATGTTCTAAAGAGACCACAGCACCTACCCACCAGAATTTCTGGTTCTGTTCCCTTCATCACTGCTCCCAGATAGAGGGAACAGGGTTTCCAAATAGAAGAAATGGCTTATGTCAGCATATTATTGCCAgtctggggcagagagagaaggagaaagagattctGGAGCATTGGGAAGAATGGGGGTTAGTGGCCACCTGAGGAGAATTGTGTTAACAgcatcttagggaaaaaaaaaaaaaaaaaaaaaaaaagtcagttacCTTTTCTGCTGGTTGATGGTGCCCCCTGCTGGAAACAATCAGCTATGCCCACAACCAAGTCAACAGGGACATGCACCAGAGGACAGACAGCCTTTCAAGCAAGACAACACTGGGGAGCATGGGCTGTTCATCTTGGCAAAAGGAGTGGGACttcatttttccccttctctgttcCCTGTGCCCACCTCTGCTGGAAGCGGTCATTGATGGAGACCCAAATATCAAAGTAGATCTGGGGCTCAGTGACATTGTACTTGGGAAGCAGTTGGCTCAGGCAAGTAGCATATTGCTTCAGCATGTCTGCATGATCCTTCCATCGTCGGCTCTGTGTGAATACCTGCCCCAAACCCCCACATTAGTCCCACCTCATCATTATCAACCTCCCAGATGGGTCATGCACTGTCAATGGCACTAAGAGAGTCCTGTCTGGTGCCTATTTTgaccagggaaaaaaaaaaaccctgaactcGTCTCTGGGGAAGAATTGTTTATTGCTGGGCTTGATATACTTACCTTTCCTAAATCTAATTTCAATTCAAAGGAAGTGAATGACACTGCCCTATTTGAACTCACACAAAAGAAGAGTCAACCTGGCTCCTGAGAGGACAGAGTGGGCAGAGTGGACCCaaatttgttctattttataattatatttaggACCAAATCAGACCCCAATGCTCAAGGGAGCTCTGAAGAACAGTAAGTTGTCAGCATCAGACATCTCACCCCAGGGTTAAGGTAGCCCAGCTCGCCAGTGCGGCCGTCACGGTAGGTGATCTTCACGTGCTGGTGGGAGCGCGAGTGTACCATCATGTCCCAGGAATAGCCATACAGCCCATTTGTCCAGTTGTTATAGCCCTGAAAAAGCAGGACAGAGGCAATCAGCCCAACAGTTCTCCTAACCCCATTCTCAACCGACACGGCCCCATACTTCCCTAACGTTGTGACCTCTGCCACTTCCCAACCTAACCCCCAGCCCACACATACCTGGGTGAGGAAATGAGAATagggcaggaagagctgctcCAGGAGGTAGAGCAGGGTGAAGGTGGCACCGAGCTGATGGCGCAGCCCTGGCTTCTGGCCACCTTTGGCTCGGCTCTTCTTATACACGCAGGACACACTGGGCTGAGGGGCAGCCTTGAGGGGCAGCAGTTCTTGCAGCCTTTCAGGGAAGTGAGATACTAGCTTCCGGGGCCACTCAGGGGAGCAGAAGAGAGGGCTGCTGGCGAGCATGACGTAGGGGAACATACCtaggaaggcagggagaaaatAAGCGTTTCAGGAGTTTGGTTGCAGGGAACATGGGTAATCCCCTCCACTCCCCTACTTCAGGAAGCCTCTCCCAGGTATTCTACTTGTGACGAAAGAAGTTCTTAACTAGAGGATTCTTACTTCCCCGAGATTCCTTCCTACACAACACGCTAGTTGAGCCCAGAGGCCCCAGTCCTCTCTTCCTGTTTACTGCCATTTTCCAGTGACTACATCTGGCTCAGTTTAACTCCAGTTTCCGTCACCATCTCCCACTCCCAGACAATGTCTCCGGCCAGTCCCTCCCCGCAAACCTGTGGCTTCCCATCTCCTACCAGACCACAGGTACTGACCGATGCTGAAAAGCTGGGAATTCATGCAGTGGAAGTAGGACACGAAGAGGAGGCCAATGGACCTCGAGGCATC
This sequence is a window from Lynx canadensis isolate LIC74 chromosome A3, mLynCan4.pri.v2, whole genome shotgun sequence. Protein-coding genes within it:
- the GGCX gene encoding vitamin K-dependent gamma-carboxylase isoform X1, which translates into the protein MAVSARSARAPSDSHKVQKDKAGQTSGPCQGSGMAKLLGFEWTDVSSWGRLVTLLNRPTDPASLAVFRFLFGLMMVLDIPQERGLSSLDRRYLDGLEVCRFPLLDALQPLPLDWMYLVYTIMFLGALGMMLGLCYRISCVLFLLPYWYVFLLDKTSWNNHSYLYGLLAFQLTFMDANHYWSVDGLLNARKRNAHVPLWNYAVLRGQIFIVYFIAGVKKLDADWVEGYSMEYLSRHWLFSPFKLVLSEEMTSLLVVHWCGLLLDLSAGFLLFFDASRSIGLLFVSYFHCMNSQLFSIGMFPYVMLASSPLFCSPEWPRKLVSHFPERLQELLPLKAAPQPSVSCVYKKSRAKGGQKPGLRHQLGATFTLLYLLEQLFLPYSHFLTQGYNNWTNGLYGYSWDMMVHSRSHQHVKITYRDGRTGELGYLNPGVFTQSRRWKDHADMLKQYATCLSQLLPKYNVTEPQIYFDIWVSINDRFQQRIFDPRVDIVQAAWSPFQRTSWLQPLLMDLSPWRTKLQEIKSSLDNHTEVVFIADFPGLHLENFVSEDLGNTSIQLLQGEVIVELVAEQKNQTLQEGEKMQLPAGEYHKVYTMSPSPSCYMYIYVNTTELALEQDLAYLQELKEKVENGTEMGPLPPELQPLLEGEVKGGPEPTPLVQTFLRRQRRLQELERRRNTPFHERLFRFLLRKLYIFRRSFLMTCISLRNLVLGRPSLEQLAQEVTYANLRPFEPVGESSHSNTDSSNSDPPEPNSDPVHSEF
- the GGCX gene encoding vitamin K-dependent gamma-carboxylase isoform X3, whose translation is MRTTTGALIYPLPVILLEEEKTKARHRCFQIPQGWSCGRGSRLSLCEPRGAELEPRVAVAVRQSHIRRRGPIRAAQQCCPGRRSVDGLLNARKRNAHVPLWNYAVLRGQIFIVYFIAGVKKLDADWVEGYSMEYLSRHWLFSPFKLVLSEEMTSLLVVHWCGLLLDLSAGFLLFFDASRSIGLLFVSYFHCMNSQLFSIGMFPYVMLASSPLFCSPEWPRKLVSHFPERLQELLPLKAAPQPSVSCVYKKSRAKGGQKPGLRHQLGATFTLLYLLEQLFLPYSHFLTQGYNNWTNGLYGYSWDMMVHSRSHQHVKITYRDGRTGELGYLNPGVFTQSRRWKDHADMLKQYATCLSQLLPKYNVTEPQIYFDIWVSINDRFQQRIFDPRVDIVQAAWSPFQRTSWLQPLLMDLSPWRTKLQEIKSSLDNHTEVVFIADFPGLHLENFVSEDLGNTSIQLLQGEVIVELVAEQKNQTLQEGEKMQLPAGEYHKVYTMSPSPSCYMYIYVNTTELALEQDLAYLQELKEKVENGTEMGPLPPELQPLLEGEVKGGPEPTPLVQTFLRRQRRLQELERRRNTPFHERLFRFLLRKLYIFRRSFLMTCISLRNLVLGRPSLEQLAQEVTYANLRPFEPVGESSHSNTDSSNSDPPEPNSDPVHSEF
- the GGCX gene encoding vitamin K-dependent gamma-carboxylase isoform X2, which produces MTKRKMAPFPTLHSFRISPGALIYPLPVILLEEEKTKARHRCFQIPQGWSCGRGSRLSLCEPRGAELEPRVAVAVRQSHIRRRGPIRAAQQCCPGRRSVDGLLNARKRNAHVPLWNYAVLRGQIFIVYFIAGVKKLDADWVEGYSMEYLSRHWLFSPFKLVLSEEMTSLLVVHWCGLLLDLSAGFLLFFDASRSIGLLFVSYFHCMNSQLFSIGMFPYVMLASSPLFCSPEWPRKLVSHFPERLQELLPLKAAPQPSVSCVYKKSRAKGGQKPGLRHQLGATFTLLYLLEQLFLPYSHFLTQGYNNWTNGLYGYSWDMMVHSRSHQHVKITYRDGRTGELGYLNPGVFTQSRRWKDHADMLKQYATCLSQLLPKYNVTEPQIYFDIWVSINDRFQQRIFDPRVDIVQAAWSPFQRTSWLQPLLMDLSPWRTKLQEIKSSLDNHTEVVFIADFPGLHLENFVSEDLGNTSIQLLQGEVIVELVAEQKNQTLQEGEKMQLPAGEYHKVYTMSPSPSCYMYIYVNTTELALEQDLAYLQELKEKVENGTEMGPLPPELQPLLEGEVKGGPEPTPLVQTFLRRQRRLQELERRRNTPFHERLFRFLLRKLYIFRRSFLMTCISLRNLVLGRPSLEQLAQEVTYANLRPFEPVGESSHSNTDSSNSDPPEPNSDPVHSEF